The Oryzias latipes chromosome 11, ASM223467v1 nucleotide sequence ggggctatacttataccatccagggagactatctgagcagacagagcatctctgaggtttttaggaccaagtataatgacctcagttttttctgggttcaagaggaggtaattaattgtcatccaggtcttgatgtcactgatgcaggcgttcagtttctctatctggtcattctggtcaggcttcatggataaatacaactgcgtatcgtcggcataacaatgaaaattaatgctgtgtttcctgattatgtttcctaggggtaacatataaagcgtaaacaggatcggtcccaagactgagccctgtgggactccatagttgactcgagtgcactgagaggaatggccatttacattaacgaactgatacctatcagacagataggatttaaaccactggagagcagatcctctgatccctatgtcctgctctaatctatggagtaaaataccgtggtcgatagtgtcaaaggcagcactgaggtccaacaggaccagaatagaaagtagtcccttttctgaggccaataacaagtcattagagactctaactagtgcagtttccgtactgtggtgaggtctaaaccccgactgaaagtcttcaaagtggctgttgtcctgtaggtggcagtaaagctgcttaactacaactctttctaggattttagaaataaagggcaggtttgatatcggtctatagttggccaagatgctaggatccaaactgggctttttcagaagaggtttaacaactgcatatttaaaaagagaaggggggtctaagggcagggatgccagtatagcttagtcagtttgttagttcattttagtatttttctattgaactctttgtattcgtgatccttttgatttcatgttttacttcgaagcccatcgagacgactgttgttgtgattttgggctatacaaataaaattgaattgaattgaattgaatttagaaaaacagcttgAGCACAACTTGGCATCTCTTCTGTTAAAGATGCAAACTGTCCTTCACATACCAGAGAGTTCTGTGCAAGAAGTAATACAGCAGCTTTGTCAAATCAATAAGCTGTCACAGCCACTTCTGCATAACAGAGTAAGGGCTGTACTTAAGAAATATTATGCTGACATTAATGAAACCGTTGTGAGAGAGGTTACCAATGTCGTGTCAGAAAGTAACATAATGTCATTTTGTGCCAAAGATGGATCCCTAGGAACTGCTAAAAAGAGAGCGGCCTATGTACGTAGAGAGTTTCCACTGGTGAACCCCATTGAATATTGTgtggaaaaaggcaaaaaaacactTGCATATGTCCCTATTGTTCCCATGCTCCAGAAGTTCCTGAACAAAACTGACATATTGGATAAAGCCATGTCAGAAAAAGTCCATGTCCCACAGGAATATAGCTCATATGTAGATGGGCAGTGCTTTAATAAAACCTCTCTTCTTGCAAGGGATGAGTTCACAATTGCTCTTACACTTTACATTGATGACTTCGAAGTAGCCAATCCTCTAGGAACATCAAAGCTGAAACATAAAATGTGTGCCATATACTGGGTCATTGCCAACATACCTGCAAAATACAGGTCAACCCTTAACTCAATCCAACTTGCACTATTGTGCAATACCTCTATAGTCAAAGAGTGTGGTTACGCTAAAGTTCTGCAACCTCTTATCTATGATCTAAAGTTATTGGAGCAAAATGGTGTTTACTTGGAACAACTAGGTGAGAGTGTGAAAGGCACAGTCTTATATGTTGTTGCTGATAATCTTGGTGCCCACTCCCTGGCAGGATTCCTGGAGAGCTTCACTACTGACAAGTTCTGCAGATTCTGTTCGGCAAGCAGTTTTGACAAACAATACCAAGAGGTATGCTCTGGTTACTTTAAACTTCGAGACAAAGACTCCCATGATAAGCAGGTGCAGGAGGTGAGAGAGGATCCAGCATTGAGTCGGATTTATGGTGTGAAAAGAGCATGTCCTTTAACTGAGAATCTTGAGCACTTTCATGCAGTCACTGGTTACCCTCCTGACATCTTGCATGATATATTGGAAGGCATTGTTCCAACTGAGTTGTCCCTTTGTCTTAAAGACATGATAGACAAGGGTTATTTCACACTAGAAATGTTAAATCAGGCCATCAGACACTTTAACTACACATTTACTGACAAAACAGACCGACCTCAGATTATTGGAAAGGGATTTTCCGCCAAAAGAACCATTGGTGGAAATGGCCATGAGAATTGGTGTCTCATAAGGCTTCTTCCTTTTCTTATTGGTCACTGTGTCCCTGAGGGTGACAACACTTGGGAAATTATCATGCTTCTCAAAGATGTGGTTGAGCTAGCTGTTGCACCAAGACACACTGAGGAGACACTGCATTTCCTGGACTGTAAAATAGCAGAGCACAGACAGCTGCTGCTGTCAACATTTCCAGATTTTCGTTTAAGGCCAAAACATCACTTTTTGGAACATTACCCTCAGCTTGTAAGGAAATTTGGTCCCCTGTGTGATGTTTGGACAATGCGCTTTGAGGGGAAGCACAAGTTCTTCAAAAAGGCAATTCGCAATGTGCAAAACTTCAAAAATGTTGCCATGACACTTGCTACCAAACATCAGAGAGCAGTCAGTTATCACCTTGACTGTAGCTCTTTTTTCAGACCATCAGTTGAGATGACAAAGGTTACCCCAGTTTTGCTTGCCTCTTTCCCTTTGAACATTCAGAGAGTACTCGCGCAAAAGATTACAAAGCCTGAGTCTGTTCTTAATGCATCATCTGTTTGTGTAGATGGAATCAAATATCATCCCGGCATGATACTCTCTACTGGCTCATGCTCAGGTCTCCCTGAATTTGCCCAGATTCAAAAAATTGTGGCTGTTAACACGGAAATTATGTTTGTTTGCCACAAAATGACAGCATGGTATTGTGAGCATTTAAGATCTTACCAACTTGTCTGTAATGACGTCCCCTCTTTGGTTGTGGTTCAGATGTCAGACTTGAATGATGTCTTCCCATTATCAGGATATAGGGTACAAGGAGAATTTATGGTAACTCTGAGACGATATGTTATTTGCTAAATACCTGTCTTTCATCATGATTTCCCAGATGGCTGAGCAAGAGAATATAACCATGAGGGTTATTGTCTCAGAGGGGGATATAAGAAAGATGACGACAAAACGACCTGACACGCTTGAGGATTTGATTGGCTGGCTCAAAGGCAATCTCAAAGCAAACTATAGTTTCACCTTACAGTACCAAGATCCTGAATTTAACAATGAACTGTGTAACCTCACCAATCTCTCTGAGCTCCCAGAGAAGCCAACAATCAAAATCATCCCTATGATTGAGCTGGTGCCAATCTCAGCAGACACTGAATCATATGGTGACACAAGCAGCCAGGCAGACACAGAGATCCTGTCTAACTCCTCTCTGGATAGAAGTTTTCAGTGGCCAGAGGTATTTGACGTTCCCAAATTTTCAGTTGATGTTGAGTACAGACTTCGTCAAGGTAACCTGTTGTATCTGAGAGATGGAACATGTCTTAAGGTGACAAAAGAGTTGAAACATGATATACTGGAGAAATTGGCCGAGACCATGTATGCATTTAAAGCATACCCAGAAAAGGAAGATTTTGAAGCAGTTGCAAAAGCTTTAGTACAAACCCACCCGTGTCTCAAAGAATCAGGGTCATCCTCCGGCTGGAATGGATGGAAGAACAGTCTCAAGTTCAAGATGGGAAACTACAGAACCAAAATGCGCCAGATTGGACGAGTTGATGTCACTGTCAATGGTGGTAAACGTGGAAGGTACACTGCAAATGCCGACCCTTCTCACAAAGGCATAAAAAAGCCAAGGAAAGGAGAATTAAATTTCCTACCTGAATATCCAGAGGGGAGGGATGACCACAACCTGGAAGAAGCTCGCCAGGTTTTGGTCAATgaaatgatgaagatgaggcCAAATGGGTCCCTTGTTAAGAAAAACATGGACCTGACATTTGCACTTCGGAGAAAAGAAGTTGTCCAAAACAAGCCTGCCATCAGCCAGATGTTGCATAGATGGCCAGCTCTTTTCACAGAAAGCCAGGTATGTATTACTccagaatgttttaaaaagatgtatGTGTCACTGTAATGTTAAATACAATTCGTCCATAGATTCTTGTTTTTAGCTTCATATGCAATACATGTTTCGTTTCAGGTTTTTTACGAGTTCTCCAGAGTGGTGGGGAAAAGTCTGCAAGACAATTTCTTTGATGAACTTGACCATTTCTCTCCAAGGCTGGTGGACCTCTTTCGGAAGAAGAAAGGCCTTACCGGCCAGCTTTTGGCTGAGCTTTTACGTCAGACAAAGGTGGGTTTGACTACATTAGTCTACTATATCTTTCCTTTCTTTGTTCATCtcaatttttctcttctttcttctctgctctttatctttttattgCTGTCTTTTTCATTCTTATCATCTCATTTCCCTTCCTTAATCGTCTCCTTTTCTCTCTTCATTACCTAATATTCTTTTTTGTCCTCCATTTTCCTCTCCTGTTGTCTTCTTGTGCATAAACATTGTGAtgaatttatttgataaatACGTGTGCAGTGTTTCCCACATAATTAGATTATATTAGTGGTGGGGTTTGGGGATTAAGGCACAACAAAAGGGTTAAATATATCCggtatttttattgaaaagtaCACATTTCCATTGCCAACACTTAGTGTCAAATAACCTAAAGACATTGCTATTGCTACACTTTCTATGACTGCTCTACATATTTCTTGttgcaaatttcacacacacacacacgccgacatggaggtggacacacacaaacatggagGTGGACACTCTCAGCAAAAGACAACAACCTGATGGTAgtagcacgcacacacacatacacacaaacttACTGACagtctcacacaaacacacacacacacacacacattcacacacacacaaactcagacacacacaggcTCACACACATGGGCCaccacaaatgcatgaatgaatgGGAAACCCTGATGTGAGTATCCTTAGCAAGATACGTTTTAACTGTTGTGTCCACTATTTTGCAGACCACTGAGCCAACAGACATCAGGTGCCTTTGTCTTCGGGGACTCCCTGTCATCTTGGCGGATGATTCTTCTGCCTTCTTCAGAACATGCTCTGtaagttaatttgtttttgtaattgttcTGGTGCATGCTCCTTTTTAACTGTTAATGAACACTGCcattaattttcaaaattatttgatCAGCATCAGTGTCTCCATTAAGTCTCTATTTTATGGCCAAACAAAGATAGTTTACCCACTTTCAGTCCCAGTcctattgaaaaaaatgctctaaataaCTTAATTTGTATGAATCCTTTTACAATTTCCCAATACGTTTTTTGACTTTACTGGCACCAGTTGGAacttgtgaaaatgtttttgggtcTAAAACTCAAATGGGGAGTTCTGATTCCAATCGATAGGTTCTGGTTGCTCCATTGGGGgggggaaataaataaataaataaacaaataaatcagcACAGCTGTGACTCAGAGTGAGTAAACTACATATTTTGGGCAAAGTGTTGCAACCTGTACAGATCTGAATATGGCATTTGATAAAAATTTGATATCGtccttttaatataaaatacttTGTGTGGTTTATGTTGTACAATGCTGTTCATTATGAACAGTCgcatgttatttttttgcacaaaaaacattttctaactggcatgtttatgttctctccttgtcaaaatgtttctttcaatGATAGGATGTAACTGACAAGGACTCGTACAGTGAAACTTCAGTGGGAATTCTCTGCCTTGGTCAAGAAAATACCCAGCTCAACCCATCCAGAGTAGGGATCATCTTGGAAGGGTCTGTGGTAATGGATGAACTGTCAAACCTACCTCAGGCCTTCTGTGTCCTTTTTGGACTGATCTATGCCCTACACCTGGACTACCCCAAGTGCATGAAAAACACTTTCAATTTTATTCAGCAAGTAATGCTCAAACTGGGTAAAAGTGAGCTGGTACCCAAAattcaaactttgaaaaatcAGCTGGAAGCATAAATCGTGTTCAAAATGGCCCTTCTACTGTTCAAGATTTGTTTGCCACAGTTTGTAATGTTGGACttttatgaaaacatgtttattgtTGTGTAAGGTTTGGGATACATGTGTTCTGTGGTATTTGCACTGATTTTTGCACAGGTTTCCATGAcacaggctttaaaaaaatttcatttcaaaagaGTTTAATATTTTAGTTACAATaccaactaaaagctaaaacaTTTCCCTAATAGGAGTGTAAGTTACAATACGGTTTTAATGTGATTTGTTGTAATAAGGATGTACACATTATTAATACAATAAGTGTTTTTGATGGTGCTTTGTTTTATGCAATGTTCAGGGCATGAATGACACACATTTTGCCACTGTTTCTGGCTTATGATTCAAAGTTGTTAAAGCAGGGACAATGACCCTGTAAcgtaatgctgtttttaaataaaacagtaaaaaaaacttttgtgttgcatatttttcttaattgaAACGTTCTAGTTAAGCAAATGCAATGATGAATACAAAGGTTTAGTTACTTCAACTTAAAATATTAAGTGGAGTTCATGTGACAAGGTAATTGATATTACAAGAGATTGTAAGTGAAATCAACTTGGCATTTAGTATTTTGAACTTAAAATGATAATTCCACCCTTTCATGCATTTAAGTTAAATGCACTCAAGTTTTCATAACCCATTACTTAAAAAATTTAAGGCAACCGGTTTCCTCaaattttttaagtaaattcaACTTATCCGGGCTTACAGTGTAGGAGCTTAACGGGTGTTacagctgaaagcggcttttgcggccggACGGAGAGGATAACCGTggttatgaatgacttatgacgtgaataattattttgtttccaCAAATTAATTATGTGCTTTGAGTGATGTGGGGGTAATTCCAGTTCTGGTCCAGGACTTCTGGTTCTGGAcgttgatgtctgcagccaggtcctcttcACCATGACAGCAAAACATGAGGCTCAGTGTTTTGCCAAAGGACACTTGAACACATGTGCAGGCAgattgggaatcaaacctgcctAAACTGCTCCCCCTCTGCATCATGACCAACCCCCCCACTAAAGTGAAGATTGCTTGGTATCTGTTGAAGGCCATGTGATTGTTCATTTAAGTACAAATCACGAATAAATGGACTGGCAGAATCAGTCTTTAATATAAGTTCAGGAGGCCATCCAAAAAGAGGAATAAATCAGGAACAAAAGCTCTAAGAACTCTGGAGAGATTAAGGCTGGTTTGCCCACAGTGAATGAAAGACAATCTGGCACTGGCTTGAGAAGAAGCACTGCTTATTTAGGGAAGACGATGAGGCACAGGTGGAACACATTAGGGAAGAAGCAGATCACGCAGCAGGAACTGGAAATGAAGACAGAGAAAAGAcaggacttcaaaataaaacaggaagtgacagccAGAGGGCTAACTAGTCCTGAAATCTACTGTCTTTCAGGCAGCAACAAAACTTTTTCGGATGAaattaaaaagctgaaaaatcgGATTGAAGGTGAGAAAAGACTGAAAACTAATGGATTATATCAGTTTGTTTGGATCATGTTTACCTTTGAACTGAACTTGAAAGTTTTAGTAGAAAATACAGACGAAACCAGAAAGTAAACGCTGCAGTATTTGTGTATATCAGTCTTTGAAGGTCAATGGTGTCTTGAGGGATGGAAGAGATTTGGAAGGAGCTGCTACTATAAATCTACTGAGGAGAGAGATTGGCATGACAGCAGGGATTTCTGTCTGGATGAAGGATCTTATCTGGTGGTGGTAAACAGCAAAGAGGAACAGGTGGGTGTGTTCACACTAGTTCCTTCCAGCTTCTTGTGTCTTGGATTCTCCACCTGTATGTGTGCTGCTGTTgtctggatgctgatggattcCAGCTGAAATTCTCCTCAACAACTCagatttcatgtttgtctttcagcaacatttcaaagaaacGTTGTGATGGAACACAGAAACTCTTTTTCCCACTTCTAATGTCTTCAATTCCAAATAGGCTAAACTGGGATTCAGTAGAAATGGACTGTTGGCCctgaagacaaaacaagaagcaaaaactaaatgaacagaaatctgcatcaaagaaagtcagattttgttcctcagatgaactttctctcagTTTTTAGGACAATTATCCAGAACAGATGAATCCTAAAGaccagacatttttttactgGACATTTAGTGTGAAAGGAAACCAAGATGGAGAGAATGTATTAAagaatattttctttgtttatagGAGTTTGTTTCTACATTGAATCAGAATGCAACATCCTGGATCGGTCTGTTTGCTGTATCTTCACAGAAATCTGAATGGTTCTGGGTGGATGGATCACCACTGACAGAAACGtaagactttgtttcttttacaacgttactatattttttttttatgactgagCCTGATTGTAAATGTgtgaaatcctttaaaaaatacagaaaatgtttgtaacATCATAATTCAGACCAGTTTATGAACTGAATTTAGACCAGAGGTAAACAGAATGTTTTATCACAGGTTCTGGGATGAGAAGTTTTCAAAAGATCCAGACACCTACGGCAATGCAGTGTTCTTAAGTGCTGACGGGAAATGGACACAactgaacaaaacaaactacaaaaactgGATCTGTGAGAAAAACAATTCTAGATCTTTCTGTTCCTGAGTTGTGCGTTGATTTAACTGTTTAGTAATGTaactacaaaaatgttttatctttattatttctttgtgttgacTTCTCCAAAATAGTGCTTAAAGGAAGGTTGTATTTTAGTTTCTGGTGAATTGTTCAGAGAAATGAAGGTGTCATCTATCAACAACTtcatcacatttaaatatcAGTTAAAATGACTGAGATAAACAGGAAACTGTAATAAATGACATGAAAACGAGCTAACTTAGAGCAGCAGTTCAGACTCAGGTTTGGTCTGTAGCAAATAACAAACagcttccacaaagtcaacTGAAAAGTTACATCTAGAAAGGGAAGTCCATATTTggaacatttttctgtattttctcatGATTTTGATGGAATATAAAAAGAATTTATGATAGAAAAGTGTCTTTTGTCTGAATATATTCCTGGTTCTGTTTTGGGTCTCTTTTgaaaaatttatttaattactgatttttctttgacacagctgcttatttttaattatttatatttgtaaaaCTACATATATCAGAGGTTGCATGCATGTCCAATCCAAGTTAAAGTTTCTATTTTCAAGCTGGGGTTCTCtcccagaggcctgggagcttgagggtcctgcacagcatcttagctgttcctagcactgcctTTTCTGGACTGACATGTCTGAGGTTTTTCCATCATCTGCTGTAgctgttttctgctgttttctctgGTCCTGAAAGAGTTAACACCTCTGACAGATGCAACACTTTCTGTTTTTAGTCTTTAGGTGAGAACAGGAAACTCATGGAGagtcaaaagaagaaataaataaatgaaatgtccTAAACTAAACGTATTAACACCCCCAAGTTCATCCTCACACAATTCACATTTATCTTCAGAAATATTTAGCCTCAGAAAGGAGGAAGACAGAGTGAAGACACACAGGACATTCACTGTCCAGACTGTTTCAACCTCTGGTCCAGTGGAACCAAACAGCCTGTATTTAATATGAATGTGTAGGGGGGGCCTGGATTATGACCACCCTGCTTTAAATGCTGCAACTTGAAGGTTTTTCAACTCAAAGACCAGGCAGCACTGAAAGTTCCAGAGCATGCAACTGttctgcatgttctccatgaGAACTGTAGATCTTCCCTCCATATGTCCAGCAAAGACCTATGAGGCATGCAAGTGTCACCATAAGCAGCTCACAGAATGGAATTGAAGCAGCAAACTGGTTGGCAGTGTCAGCAGGTAGTTTGCGACTGCTGATGGTGGATGAAGGAGACCTGTGTGGGAGGGAGTGGTCACACACAGAGCAGGGAGGCTGTTATTCTCTTATAGAACACCAGTGCGCAGCCGGCGAGGGCAGGCAGAGGACTGTTGGAGCCAGCGCGTGGAGGCTGTGGCGTTTGAGTTTGGCCTGCTGTCGGAGCCAGAGACGCGAGGTCCGTGACGCTTGGGCGCAACCTGCAAGCTGCAGGCAGGAGGAGGGTTTGGAGCCGGAGGTGCGCCATTCACGACGCGGAGGCGGCAGGACACTGGCCACAGCCACCACAGGTCTTCATCGGGAAACTGCTCacgtggaggaggagggaggcagcACAACCCCCGGGAAGATCTCACACTGCCATTTGGAGCCGCAGAGGGGTGAACGGGCTTCACCCCTCCTAAAGTTAAGTGTGCCAGCTACACCAGAGCTTCTATGAACAGCCTGTAGCTCAGTCACCAGTGGATTTTAATTGGGTTTTATATGGATTGACTTTTATCCCTCTTGCATGACTGTTTTAGTGCTTTTAAAACTATTTGTGGGTTTgccttgtttttattgcatgtgtACTGGTGGCTTGGAGTGCAGGCCTGCTCGTGTGAAAGACTTGGGTGTGGGACGAACGTCAAAGTGGACACTTGGACAATAGTGTCATATGGACAGTTACCACCACCGTTCTCCTGAAGACTCCTGATGCAACAGCTTTACATGTGTTTcatgtcattctttttttttttaagtttttttttactaatccTGGTTTTAGACAATTCTAATAAAACCTTTTGACTACCAAGGCTTTGGCTGTCTCTGGAGCGACTGGCAAACTCCCCAGCGGATCCCTAAAATTTTTGATTGCTCTGGGGCTTCACCCCCACCCCTCtgacagcagaaagctgcagatgAACTGAGCTGCTGCTTCTATTTGCAGCCGTCTTTCTTAGAAACAGAAGGAATGGATCTAGAAATGACCAAACTGTTAACAGGACATTTCATTAGAAACCATTTCCTGTTAGAGTCAGACTGAAGAGATAGAAAAAACTGAACACAACTTAGTAGATCGCAGTCATACATTTTGTAATAATTACTTCTTATTACGTCTAATTCCAATCTATCAACATGCAGTTTTGCTGAAATGGTTTTTACcaacagtggaggaaataagtatttgattcTGTGCTGATTGTGTAGATTTGTCCATTTTAGAGGTTGAATTAGTCATTTAGTGAACTTATAGTACTGTTTACTTGAAGTCGCTCCAACAGGATAAGTGAGCTACGTATCAACAGTGTTCGTGCTgagaggcaagagtgctaaccactacaccacagtaCAGCTGACTGTGAAATATGAAGAACTAAAATacgtttagtttatttttagaaaattagaaaaagtaACATTTCCTGTGCACACAGCAAGAGATTTTTAATACTTTGCTtttgtaaaaacacatttattcttatttaggaatttttcatcCAATTTAATAGAAAACCAGTAAAACTAATGGAAACTGGAG carries:
- the LOC110014540 gene encoding uncharacterized protein LOC110014540 isoform X1, encoding MQTVLHIPESSVQEVIQQLCQINKLSQPLLHNRVRAVLKKYYADINETVVREVTNVVSESNIMSFCAKDGSLGTAKKRAAYVRREFPLVNPIEYCVEKGKKTLAYVPIVPMLQKFLNKTDILDKAMSEKVHVPQEYSSYVDGQCFNKTSLLARDEFTIALTLYIDDFEVANPLGTSKLKHKMCAIYWVIANIPAKYRSTLNSIQLALLCNTSIVKECGYAKVLQPLIYDLKLLEQNGVYLEQLGESVKGTVLYVVADNLGAHSLAGFLESFTTDKFCRFCSASSFDKQYQEMAEQENITMRVIVSEGDIRKMTTKRPDTLEDLIGWLKGNLKANYSFTLQYQDPEFNNELCNLTNLSELPEKPTIKIIPMIELVPISADTESYGDTSSQADTEILSNSSLDRSFQWPEVFDVPKFSVDVEYRLRQGNLLYLRDGTCLKVTKELKHDILEKLAETMYAFKAYPEKEDFEAVAKALVQTHPCLKESGSSSGWNGWKNSLKFKMGNYRTKMRQIGRVDVTVNGGKRGRYTANADPSHKGIKKPRKGELNFLPEYPEGRDDHNLEEARQVLVNEMMKMRPNGSLVKKNMDLTFALRRKEVVQNKPAISQMLHRWPALFTESQVFYEFSRVVGKSLQDNFFDELDHFSPRLVDLFRKKKGLTGQLLAELLRQTKTTEPTDIRCLCLRGLPVILADDSSAFFRTCSDVTDKDSYSETSVGILCLGQENTQLNPSRVGIILEGSVVMDELSNLPQAFCVLFGLIYALHLDYPKCMKNTFNFIQQVMLKLGKSELVPKIQTLKNQLEA
- the LOC110014540 gene encoding uncharacterized protein LOC110014540 isoform X2, which produces MLFAKYLSFIMISQMAEQENITMRVIVSEGDIRKMTTKRPDTLEDLIGWLKGNLKANYSFTLQYQDPEFNNELCNLTNLSELPEKPTIKIIPMIELVPISADTESYGDTSSQADTEILSNSSLDRSFQWPEVFDVPKFSVDVEYRLRQGNLLYLRDGTCLKVTKELKHDILEKLAETMYAFKAYPEKEDFEAVAKALVQTHPCLKESGSSSGWNGWKNSLKFKMGNYRTKMRQIGRVDVTVNGGKRGRYTANADPSHKGIKKPRKGELNFLPEYPEGRDDHNLEEARQVLVNEMMKMRPNGSLVKKNMDLTFALRRKEVVQNKPAISQMLHRWPALFTESQVFYEFSRVVGKSLQDNFFDELDHFSPRLVDLFRKKKGLTGQLLAELLRQTKTTEPTDIRCLCLRGLPVILADDSSAFFRTCSDVTDKDSYSETSVGILCLGQENTQLNPSRVGIILEGSVVMDELSNLPQAFCVLFGLIYALHLDYPKCMKNTFNFIQQVMLKLGKSELVPKIQTLKNQLEA
- the LOC110014540 gene encoding uncharacterized protein LOC110014540 isoform X3, whose amino-acid sequence is MAEQENITMRVIVSEGDIRKMTTKRPDTLEDLIGWLKGNLKANYSFTLQYQDPEFNNELCNLTNLSELPEKPTIKIIPMIELVPISADTESYGDTSSQADTEILSNSSLDRSFQWPEVFDVPKFSVDVEYRLRQGNLLYLRDGTCLKVTKELKHDILEKLAETMYAFKAYPEKEDFEAVAKALVQTHPCLKESGSSSGWNGWKNSLKFKMGNYRTKMRQIGRVDVTVNGGKRGRYTANADPSHKGIKKPRKGELNFLPEYPEGRDDHNLEEARQVLVNEMMKMRPNGSLVKKNMDLTFALRRKEVVQNKPAISQMLHRWPALFTESQVFYEFSRVVGKSLQDNFFDELDHFSPRLVDLFRKKKGLTGQLLAELLRQTKTTEPTDIRCLCLRGLPVILADDSSAFFRTCSDVTDKDSYSETSVGILCLGQENTQLNPSRVGIILEGSVVMDELSNLPQAFCVLFGLIYALHLDYPKCMKNTFNFIQQVMLKLGKSELVPKIQTLKNQLEA
- the LOC110015840 gene encoding CD209 antigen-like protein E isoform X1, which encodes MASDMFAKPDFSKKVRYNRKQKEDTSDWKECEVEIYNDAYESVEDTTGVQSPEQAPQTETCPKVQKRFCRCEQWRLLVLCTVLSAGSIILSSYMVVYINNLQMEVKELKKHAEGSNKTFSDEIKKLKNRIEVFEGQWCLEGWKRFGRSCYYKSTEERDWHDSRDFCLDEGSYLVVVNSKEEQEFVSTLNQNATSWIGLFAVSSQKSEWFWVDGSPLTETFWDEKFSKDPDTYGNAVFLSADGKWTQLNKTNYKNWICEKNNSRSFCS
- the LOC110015840 gene encoding CD209 antigen-like protein E isoform X4, giving the protein MASDMFAKPDFSKKVRYNRKQKEDTSDWKECEVEIYNDAYESVEDTTGVQSPEQAPQTETCPKVQKRFCRCEQWRLLVLCTVLSAGSIILSSYMVVYINNLQMEVKELKKHAEGSNKTFSDEIKKLKNRIEVFEGQWCLEGWKRFGRSCYYKSTEERDWHDSRDFCLDEGSYLVVVNSKEEQKSEWFWVDGSPLTETFWDEKFSKDPDTYGNAVFLSADGKWTQLNKTNYKNWICEKNNSRSFCS
- the LOC110015840 gene encoding CD209 antigen-like protein D isoform X3; the protein is MASDMFAKPDFSKKVRYNRKQKEDTSDWKECEVEIYNDAYESVEDTTGVQSPEQAPQTETCPKVQKRFCRCEQWRLLVLCTVLSAGSIILSSYMVVYINNLQMEVKELKKHAEVFEGQWCLEGWKRFGRSCYYKSTEERDWHDSRDFCLDEGSYLVVVNSKEEQEFVSTLNQNATSWIGLFAVSSQKSEWFWVDGSPLTETFWDEKFSKDPDTYGNAVFLSADGKWTQLNKTNYKNWICEKNNSRSFCS